The following are encoded in a window of Drosophila simulans strain w501 chromosome 3L, Prin_Dsim_3.1, whole genome shotgun sequence genomic DNA:
- the LOC6737811 gene encoding solute carrier family 12 member 1 isoform X1, whose protein sequence is MSDTISFELGSAADRPPNRFQVNPVNGNSRKSQGADGPGSGSGAGAGAGAGAGEDGPHEVYRRLTNAEGELLEDDTFDATQMLNQRQPRQQRQSIKSSFRDKDKPSRFKDLQTTTRFQVDPQNEESDESNDSQEERELLDNEYDTKYGKSFRHFTREALPRLDNYRNMMSIQAAYRPTLDELHNATLVGKNTHSLTRNQDPESGILNGVLKFGWIKGVLVRCLLNIWGVMLFLRLSWVVGQAGIIEGFVLILTTTAVTTITALSMSAISTNGVIKGGGTYYMISRSLGPEFGGSIGLIFSLANAVACAMYVVGFCESMLAMMTTFGWEIIDGGVQDVRIIGCITILLLLIIVVVGMEWEAKAQIGLLIILLVAIGDFVIGSFIGPKSDTEMAKGFLGYNATLFKNNLFADYRPEKGGIQHDFFSVFAIFFPAATGILAGANISGDLKDPQKSIPKGTILAIVITTGTYLIMVLQCGATVARDATGNLTDVVNGSFAFLDCQPGECNYGLQNSFQVIELVSAFGPLIYAGCYAATLSSALASLVSAPKVFQALCKDELYPKIVWFAKGYGKNNEPVRGYVLTFIIACAFILIGELNLIAPLISNFFLAAYMLINFSTFHASLAKPVGWRPTFKYYNMWLSLLGAILCVAVMFLISWATALITFAAVLALYLIVAYRKPDVNWGSTTQAQTYKNALMSVQQLNNVEEHVKNYRPQILVLSGLPNTRPVLVDLAYMLTKNLSLLVCGHVLKGSSSQKYRTYLQERAANWFRKHRVKGFYALVDGEDFESGTRALMQATGIGKLKPNIILMGYKTDWQTCDHKELDQYFNVMHKALDMYLSVAILRVPQGLDCSQVLGSQDGWKTVSDVPRTLQPNESSGDLQAVDSSVRNGLSGSIDSLSRNVSQEDRNRNQLVHSEQNSLKIVKLRFKQGLRRMRSWPGAASSTSDLSFIAGNQSKDVSGMPDPLDAKSANLVSNSLRKSKLKHDDPASLYKGPGGAELPKEVLADLTQFTRKRSHAVIDVWWLYDDGGLTLLLPYIISTRRTWQSCKLRVYALANKNSELEFEQRSMASLLSKFRIDYSDLTLIPDITKKPQETSTQFFNELIKDFVVTEKDGENGTSSRATLNEDEALITDDDLLAVQDKTNRYLRLREYLREQSTKSDLVVMTLPMPRKNIVSAPLYMAWLESLSRDMPPFLFVRGNQTSVLTFYS, encoded by the exons ATGTCGGACACAATCTCCTTCGAGTTGGGCTCAGCCGCCGACCGGCCCCCCAACAGGTTTCAAGTGAACCCGGTCAACGGCAACAGTCGTAAGTCGCAGGGAGCGGATGGCCCAGGATCCGGATCAGGAGcgggagctggagcaggagcaggagctggggAGGATGGGCCGCACGAGGTCTACCGCCGACTCACAAACGCCGAGGGCGAGCTGCTCGAGGATGACACATTCGATGCGACACAAATGCTCAACCAACGCCAGCCCAGGCAGCAGAG gcaatcaatcaaaagcAGTTTCCGCGACAAGGATAAACCGTCAAGGTTCAAGGATCTGCAGACGACGACCCGCTTCCAGGTGGACCCCCAAAATGAGGAGTCCGACGAGTCCAATGACTCGCAGGAGGAGCGCGAGCTGCTGGACAACGAGTACGACACAAAATATGGTAAAAGTTTCCG GCACTTCACCAGAGAGGCGTTACCCCGCCTGGACAACTACCGCAACATGATGTCCATCCAGGCGGCCTACCGTCCAACGCTCGACGAGCTGCATAACGCCACGCTGGTGGGCAAG AACACGCACAGCTTGACACGTAATCAGGACCCGGAGTCGGGCATCCTGAATGGGGTCCTGAAATTCGGCTGGATCAAAGGTGTGCTCGTCCGCTGCCTGCTGAACATCTGGGGCGTGATGCTGTTCCTCCGTCTCAGCTGGGTGGTGGGTCAGGCGGGCATCATCGAGGGATTCGTATTAATTCTGACAACGACTGCTGTCACGACCATCACGGCCTTGTCGATGTCGGCGATAAGCACTAATGGTGTCATCAAAGGGG GTGGCACATACTATATGATATCCCGGTCTCTGGGGCCGGAGTTCGGCGGCTCCATCGGTTTGATATTCTCCCTGGCGAATGCGGTGGCGTGTGCCATGTATGTGGTCGGCTTCTGTGAGTCCATGTTGGCCATGATGACAACCTTTGGCTGGGAAATCATAGATGGTGGCGTTCAGGATGTGCGCATCATTGGATGCATTACCATACTGCTCCTCCTCATCATTGTGGTCGTCGGGATGGAGTGGGAGGCCAag GCGCAAATCGGGCTACTTATCATCCTGCTGGTGGCCATTGGAGACTTTGTTATTGGCAGCTTTATCGGACCGAAGAGCGATACGGAAATGGCCAAGGGGTTTTTGGGATATAATG CCACTTTGTTTAAGAACAACCTTTTTGCGGACTATCGCCCGGAAAAGGGAGGCATTCAACAcgattttttctcagtgtttgCTATATTCTTCCCTGCTGCAACGGGCATCTTAGCTGGAGCCAATATATCGGGTGATCTGAAG GACCCACAAAAATCCATTCCAAAAGGCACGATCCTGGCCATCGTCATCACCACGGGAACTTACTTGATTATGGTACTCCAGTGTGGTGCCACAGTGGCTCGTGATGCCACGGGGAATCTTACAGATGTCGTCAACGGCTCCTTTGCATTCCTCGACTGTCAGCCTG GTGAATGCAATTACGGCTTGCAAAACTCATTTCAAGTAATTGAGTTGGTATCCGCCTTTGGCCCGCTGATTTACGCCGGTTGCTATGCTGCCACCTTATCCTCGGCATTGGCCAGTTTGGTGTCTGCTCCGAAGGTCTTCCAG GCTCTGTGCAAGGATGAGCTGTATCCGAAGATTGTGTGGTTTGCCAAGGGTTATGGCAAGAATAATGAGCCAGTTCGTGGCTATGTGTTAACTTTCATCATTGCCTGTGC CTTCATTTTGATTGGCGAACTGAACCTGATTGCCCCGCTCATATCGAACTTCTTCCTGGCCGCCTACATGTTGATCAACTTCAGTACCTTCCATGCCAGTCTGGCCAAGCCAGTGGGCTGGCGACCGACCTTTAAG TATTACAATATGTGGCTGAGCCTGTTGGGCGCCATTCTCTGTGTGGCCGTCATGTTCCTCATCTCGTGGGCCACTGCACTCATCACCTTTGCCGCCGTGCTGGCTCTGTACTTAATTGTGGCCTACCGGAAACCGGATGTCAACTGGGGCTCCACCACCCAGGCTCAGACGTACAAGAACGCCCTGATGTCGGTGCAGCAGCTGAACAATGTGGAGGAGCACGTGAAGAACTACCGGCCTCAGATCCTGGTTCTTTCCGGTTTGCCCAACACTCGGCCGGTGCTCGTCGACTTGGCTTACATGCTGACCAAGAATTTATCCCTGCTTGTCTGTGGTCACGTTCTGAAAGGTTCCAGCTCGCAGAAGTACCGGACGTATCTGCAGGAAAGGGCAGCCAATTGGTTCCGGAAGCATCGCGTTAAGGGCTTCTATGCCCTGGTGGATGGTGAGGACTTTGAGTCGGGCACTCGGGCTCTGATGCAAGCAACTGGTATTGGAAAACTTAAGCCGAACATCATCCTGATGGGCTACAAGACTGACTGGCAGACGTGCGATCACAAGGAGCTGGATCAGTACTTCAATGTGATGCACAAGGCACTGGACATGTACCTATCCGTGGCCATTTTGCGAGTGCCCCAGGGTCTGGACTGTTCGCAGGTGCTGGGCTCGCAGGATGGTTGGAAGACAGTTTCGGATGTGCCCAGAACCCTGCAGCCAAACGAGAGTTCCGGAGATCTACAGGCGGTGGACAGTAGTGTCAGGAACGGTTTGAGTGGCAGCATTGACTCCCTCAGCAGAAATGTATCGCAAG AAGACCGAAACCGCAACCAGTTGGTCCACAGCGAGCAGAACAGCCTGAAGATAGTCAAAT TGCGATTCAAGCAGGGCCTGCGGAGAATGCGCTCGTGGCCAGGTGCAG CCTCCAGCACGAGTGACCTGTCCTTCATTGCGGGCAATCAATCGAAGGATGTTTCCGGCATGCCGGATCCACTGGACGCCAAGTCGGCCAATCTTGTG AGCAATTCGCTGCGCAAGTCCAAGTTGAAGCACGATGATCCGGCTTCCCTCTACAAGGGTCCTGGTGGCGCCGAGCTGCCCAAGGAGGTCCTGGCGGACCTTACCCAATTCACGAGAAAACGCAGCCACGCCGTCATCGATGTCTGGTGGTTGTACGACGACGGAGGACTCACTCTCCTGCTGCCCTACATCATCAGTACCCGGCGCACCTGGCAATCCTGCAAATTGAG AGTTTACGCGCTGGCTAACAAAAATTCGGAATTGGAGTTCGAACAGCGCTCAATGGCCAGTTTGCTGTCAAAGTTCCGGATCGATTACTCCGATTTGACACTGATTCCGGATATAACGAAGAAGCCCCAGGAGACATCCACGCAGTTCTTCAATGAGCTGATTAAGGACTTTGTTGTCACCGAAAAGGATGGCGAGAATGGCACTAGCAGTAGGGCAACTCTCAACGAGGACGAAG CCCTCATAACCGACGATGATCTGCTGGCGGTGCAGGACAAGACGAATCGGTACCTGCGGCTGCGGGAATACCTGCGGGAGCAGTCGACCAAGTCGGACCTGGTGGTGATGACCCTGCCGATGCCGCGGAAGAACATCGTCTCCGCACCCCTCTACATGGCATGGCTGGAAAGTCTGAGTCGGGACATGCCGCCCTTCCTTTTCGTGCGCGGCAATCAGACGAGTGTGCTGACCTTCTACTCGTAG
- the LOC6737811 gene encoding bumetanide-sensitive sodium-(potassium)-chloride cotransporter isoform X3, with protein sequence MSDTISFELGSAADRPPNRFQVNPVNGNSRKSQGADGPGSGSGAGAGAGAGAGEDGPHEVYRRLTNAEGELLEDDTFDATQMLNQRQPRQQRQSIKSSFRDKDKPSRFKDLQTTTRFQVDPQNEESDESNDSQEERELLDNEYDTKYGKSFRHFTREALPRLDNYRNMMSIQAAYRPTLDELHNATLVGKNTHSLTRNQDPESGILNGVLKFGWIKGVLVRCLLNIWGVMLFLRLSWVVGQAGIIEGFVLILTTTAVTTITALSMSAISTNGVIKGGGTYYMISRSLGPEFGGSIGLIFSLANAVACAMYVVGFCESMLAMMTTFGWEIIDGGVQDVRIIGCITILLLLIIVVVGMEWEAKAQIGLLIILLVAIGDFVIGSFIGPKSDTEMAKGFLGYNATLFKNNLFADYRPEKGGIQHDFFSVFAIFFPAATGILAGANISGDLKDPQKSIPKGTILAIVITTGTYLIMVLQCGATVARDATGNLTDVVNGSFAFLDCQPGECNYGLQNSFQVIELVSAFGPLIYAGCYAATLSSALASLVSAPKVFQALCKDELYPKIVWFAKGYGKNNEPVRGYVLTFIIACAFILIGELNLIAPLISNFFLAAYMLINFSTFHASLAKPVGWRPTFKYYNMWLSLLGAILCVAVMFLISWATALITFAAVLALYLIVAYRKPDVNWGSTTQAQTYKNALMSVQQLNNVEEHVKNYRPQILVLSGLPNTRPVLVDLAYMLTKNLSLLVCGHVLKGSSSQKYRTYLQERAANWFRKHRVKGFYALVDGEDFESGTRALMQATGIGKLKPNIILMGYKTDWQTCDHKELDQYFNVMHKALDMYLSVAILRVPQGLDCSQVLGSQDGWKTVSDVPRTLQPNESSGDLQAVDSSVRNGLSGSIDSLSRNVSQASSTSDLSFIAGNQSKDVSGMPDPLDAKSANLVSNSLRKSKLKHDDPASLYKGPGGAELPKEVLADLTQFTRKRSHAVIDVWWLYDDGGLTLLLPYIISTRRTWQSCKLRVYALANKNSELEFEQRSMASLLSKFRIDYSDLTLIPDITKKPQETSTQFFNELIKDFVVTEKDGENGTSSRATLNEDEALITDDDLLAVQDKTNRYLRLREYLREQSTKSDLVVMTLPMPRKNIVSAPLYMAWLESLSRDMPPFLFVRGNQTSVLTFYS encoded by the exons ATGTCGGACACAATCTCCTTCGAGTTGGGCTCAGCCGCCGACCGGCCCCCCAACAGGTTTCAAGTGAACCCGGTCAACGGCAACAGTCGTAAGTCGCAGGGAGCGGATGGCCCAGGATCCGGATCAGGAGcgggagctggagcaggagcaggagctggggAGGATGGGCCGCACGAGGTCTACCGCCGACTCACAAACGCCGAGGGCGAGCTGCTCGAGGATGACACATTCGATGCGACACAAATGCTCAACCAACGCCAGCCCAGGCAGCAGAG gcaatcaatcaaaagcAGTTTCCGCGACAAGGATAAACCGTCAAGGTTCAAGGATCTGCAGACGACGACCCGCTTCCAGGTGGACCCCCAAAATGAGGAGTCCGACGAGTCCAATGACTCGCAGGAGGAGCGCGAGCTGCTGGACAACGAGTACGACACAAAATATGGTAAAAGTTTCCG GCACTTCACCAGAGAGGCGTTACCCCGCCTGGACAACTACCGCAACATGATGTCCATCCAGGCGGCCTACCGTCCAACGCTCGACGAGCTGCATAACGCCACGCTGGTGGGCAAG AACACGCACAGCTTGACACGTAATCAGGACCCGGAGTCGGGCATCCTGAATGGGGTCCTGAAATTCGGCTGGATCAAAGGTGTGCTCGTCCGCTGCCTGCTGAACATCTGGGGCGTGATGCTGTTCCTCCGTCTCAGCTGGGTGGTGGGTCAGGCGGGCATCATCGAGGGATTCGTATTAATTCTGACAACGACTGCTGTCACGACCATCACGGCCTTGTCGATGTCGGCGATAAGCACTAATGGTGTCATCAAAGGGG GTGGCACATACTATATGATATCCCGGTCTCTGGGGCCGGAGTTCGGCGGCTCCATCGGTTTGATATTCTCCCTGGCGAATGCGGTGGCGTGTGCCATGTATGTGGTCGGCTTCTGTGAGTCCATGTTGGCCATGATGACAACCTTTGGCTGGGAAATCATAGATGGTGGCGTTCAGGATGTGCGCATCATTGGATGCATTACCATACTGCTCCTCCTCATCATTGTGGTCGTCGGGATGGAGTGGGAGGCCAag GCGCAAATCGGGCTACTTATCATCCTGCTGGTGGCCATTGGAGACTTTGTTATTGGCAGCTTTATCGGACCGAAGAGCGATACGGAAATGGCCAAGGGGTTTTTGGGATATAATG CCACTTTGTTTAAGAACAACCTTTTTGCGGACTATCGCCCGGAAAAGGGAGGCATTCAACAcgattttttctcagtgtttgCTATATTCTTCCCTGCTGCAACGGGCATCTTAGCTGGAGCCAATATATCGGGTGATCTGAAG GACCCACAAAAATCCATTCCAAAAGGCACGATCCTGGCCATCGTCATCACCACGGGAACTTACTTGATTATGGTACTCCAGTGTGGTGCCACAGTGGCTCGTGATGCCACGGGGAATCTTACAGATGTCGTCAACGGCTCCTTTGCATTCCTCGACTGTCAGCCTG GTGAATGCAATTACGGCTTGCAAAACTCATTTCAAGTAATTGAGTTGGTATCCGCCTTTGGCCCGCTGATTTACGCCGGTTGCTATGCTGCCACCTTATCCTCGGCATTGGCCAGTTTGGTGTCTGCTCCGAAGGTCTTCCAG GCTCTGTGCAAGGATGAGCTGTATCCGAAGATTGTGTGGTTTGCCAAGGGTTATGGCAAGAATAATGAGCCAGTTCGTGGCTATGTGTTAACTTTCATCATTGCCTGTGC CTTCATTTTGATTGGCGAACTGAACCTGATTGCCCCGCTCATATCGAACTTCTTCCTGGCCGCCTACATGTTGATCAACTTCAGTACCTTCCATGCCAGTCTGGCCAAGCCAGTGGGCTGGCGACCGACCTTTAAG TATTACAATATGTGGCTGAGCCTGTTGGGCGCCATTCTCTGTGTGGCCGTCATGTTCCTCATCTCGTGGGCCACTGCACTCATCACCTTTGCCGCCGTGCTGGCTCTGTACTTAATTGTGGCCTACCGGAAACCGGATGTCAACTGGGGCTCCACCACCCAGGCTCAGACGTACAAGAACGCCCTGATGTCGGTGCAGCAGCTGAACAATGTGGAGGAGCACGTGAAGAACTACCGGCCTCAGATCCTGGTTCTTTCCGGTTTGCCCAACACTCGGCCGGTGCTCGTCGACTTGGCTTACATGCTGACCAAGAATTTATCCCTGCTTGTCTGTGGTCACGTTCTGAAAGGTTCCAGCTCGCAGAAGTACCGGACGTATCTGCAGGAAAGGGCAGCCAATTGGTTCCGGAAGCATCGCGTTAAGGGCTTCTATGCCCTGGTGGATGGTGAGGACTTTGAGTCGGGCACTCGGGCTCTGATGCAAGCAACTGGTATTGGAAAACTTAAGCCGAACATCATCCTGATGGGCTACAAGACTGACTGGCAGACGTGCGATCACAAGGAGCTGGATCAGTACTTCAATGTGATGCACAAGGCACTGGACATGTACCTATCCGTGGCCATTTTGCGAGTGCCCCAGGGTCTGGACTGTTCGCAGGTGCTGGGCTCGCAGGATGGTTGGAAGACAGTTTCGGATGTGCCCAGAACCCTGCAGCCAAACGAGAGTTCCGGAGATCTACAGGCGGTGGACAGTAGTGTCAGGAACGGTTTGAGTGGCAGCATTGACTCCCTCAGCAGAAATGTATCGCAAG CCTCCAGCACGAGTGACCTGTCCTTCATTGCGGGCAATCAATCGAAGGATGTTTCCGGCATGCCGGATCCACTGGACGCCAAGTCGGCCAATCTTGTG AGCAATTCGCTGCGCAAGTCCAAGTTGAAGCACGATGATCCGGCTTCCCTCTACAAGGGTCCTGGTGGCGCCGAGCTGCCCAAGGAGGTCCTGGCGGACCTTACCCAATTCACGAGAAAACGCAGCCACGCCGTCATCGATGTCTGGTGGTTGTACGACGACGGAGGACTCACTCTCCTGCTGCCCTACATCATCAGTACCCGGCGCACCTGGCAATCCTGCAAATTGAG AGTTTACGCGCTGGCTAACAAAAATTCGGAATTGGAGTTCGAACAGCGCTCAATGGCCAGTTTGCTGTCAAAGTTCCGGATCGATTACTCCGATTTGACACTGATTCCGGATATAACGAAGAAGCCCCAGGAGACATCCACGCAGTTCTTCAATGAGCTGATTAAGGACTTTGTTGTCACCGAAAAGGATGGCGAGAATGGCACTAGCAGTAGGGCAACTCTCAACGAGGACGAAG CCCTCATAACCGACGATGATCTGCTGGCGGTGCAGGACAAGACGAATCGGTACCTGCGGCTGCGGGAATACCTGCGGGAGCAGTCGACCAAGTCGGACCTGGTGGTGATGACCCTGCCGATGCCGCGGAAGAACATCGTCTCCGCACCCCTCTACATGGCATGGCTGGAAAGTCTGAGTCGGGACATGCCGCCCTTCCTTTTCGTGCGCGGCAATCAGACGAGTGTGCTGACCTTCTACTCGTAG
- the LOC6737811 gene encoding bumetanide-sensitive sodium-(potassium)-chloride cotransporter isoform X2 — protein sequence MSDTISFELGSAADRPPNRFQVNPVNGNSRKSQGADGPGSGSGAGAGAGAGAGEDGPHEVYRRLTNAEGELLEDDTFDATQMLNQRQPRQQRQSIKSSFRDKDKPSRFKDLQTTTRFQVDPQNEESDESNDSQEERELLDNEYDTKYGKSFRHFTREALPRLDNYRNMMSIQAAYRPTLDELHNATLVGKNTHSLTRNQDPESGILNGVLKFGWIKGVLVRCLLNIWGVMLFLRLSWVVGQAGIIEGFVLILTTTAVTTITALSMSAISTNGVIKGGGTYYMISRSLGPEFGGSIGLIFSLANAVACAMYVVGFCESMLAMMTTFGWEIIDGGVQDVRIIGCITILLLLIIVVVGMEWEAKAQIGLLIILLVAIGDFVIGSFIGPKSDTEMAKGFLGYNATLFKNNLFADYRPEKGGIQHDFFSVFAIFFPAATGILAGANISGDLKDPQKSIPKGTILAIVITTGTYLIMVLQCGATVARDATGNLTDVVNGSFAFLDCQPGECNYGLQNSFQVIELVSAFGPLIYAGCYAATLSSALASLVSAPKVFQALCKDELYPKIVWFAKGYGKNNEPVRGYVLTFIIACAFILIGELNLIAPLISNFFLAAYMLINFSTFHASLAKPVGWRPTFKYYNMWLSLLGAILCVAVMFLISWATALITFAAVLALYLIVAYRKPDVNWGSTTQAQTYKNALMSVQQLNNVEEHVKNYRPQILVLSGLPNTRPVLVDLAYMLTKNLSLLVCGHVLKGSSSQKYRTYLQERAANWFRKHRVKGFYALVDGEDFESGTRALMQATGIGKLKPNIILMGYKTDWQTCDHKELDQYFNVMHKALDMYLSVAILRVPQGLDCSQVLGSQDGWKTVSDVPRTLQPNESSGDLQAVDSSVRNGLSGSIDSLSRNVSQEDRNRNQLVHSEQNSLKIVKSSSTSDLSFIAGNQSKDVSGMPDPLDAKSANLVSNSLRKSKLKHDDPASLYKGPGGAELPKEVLADLTQFTRKRSHAVIDVWWLYDDGGLTLLLPYIISTRRTWQSCKLRVYALANKNSELEFEQRSMASLLSKFRIDYSDLTLIPDITKKPQETSTQFFNELIKDFVVTEKDGENGTSSRATLNEDEALITDDDLLAVQDKTNRYLRLREYLREQSTKSDLVVMTLPMPRKNIVSAPLYMAWLESLSRDMPPFLFVRGNQTSVLTFYS from the exons ATGTCGGACACAATCTCCTTCGAGTTGGGCTCAGCCGCCGACCGGCCCCCCAACAGGTTTCAAGTGAACCCGGTCAACGGCAACAGTCGTAAGTCGCAGGGAGCGGATGGCCCAGGATCCGGATCAGGAGcgggagctggagcaggagcaggagctggggAGGATGGGCCGCACGAGGTCTACCGCCGACTCACAAACGCCGAGGGCGAGCTGCTCGAGGATGACACATTCGATGCGACACAAATGCTCAACCAACGCCAGCCCAGGCAGCAGAG gcaatcaatcaaaagcAGTTTCCGCGACAAGGATAAACCGTCAAGGTTCAAGGATCTGCAGACGACGACCCGCTTCCAGGTGGACCCCCAAAATGAGGAGTCCGACGAGTCCAATGACTCGCAGGAGGAGCGCGAGCTGCTGGACAACGAGTACGACACAAAATATGGTAAAAGTTTCCG GCACTTCACCAGAGAGGCGTTACCCCGCCTGGACAACTACCGCAACATGATGTCCATCCAGGCGGCCTACCGTCCAACGCTCGACGAGCTGCATAACGCCACGCTGGTGGGCAAG AACACGCACAGCTTGACACGTAATCAGGACCCGGAGTCGGGCATCCTGAATGGGGTCCTGAAATTCGGCTGGATCAAAGGTGTGCTCGTCCGCTGCCTGCTGAACATCTGGGGCGTGATGCTGTTCCTCCGTCTCAGCTGGGTGGTGGGTCAGGCGGGCATCATCGAGGGATTCGTATTAATTCTGACAACGACTGCTGTCACGACCATCACGGCCTTGTCGATGTCGGCGATAAGCACTAATGGTGTCATCAAAGGGG GTGGCACATACTATATGATATCCCGGTCTCTGGGGCCGGAGTTCGGCGGCTCCATCGGTTTGATATTCTCCCTGGCGAATGCGGTGGCGTGTGCCATGTATGTGGTCGGCTTCTGTGAGTCCATGTTGGCCATGATGACAACCTTTGGCTGGGAAATCATAGATGGTGGCGTTCAGGATGTGCGCATCATTGGATGCATTACCATACTGCTCCTCCTCATCATTGTGGTCGTCGGGATGGAGTGGGAGGCCAag GCGCAAATCGGGCTACTTATCATCCTGCTGGTGGCCATTGGAGACTTTGTTATTGGCAGCTTTATCGGACCGAAGAGCGATACGGAAATGGCCAAGGGGTTTTTGGGATATAATG CCACTTTGTTTAAGAACAACCTTTTTGCGGACTATCGCCCGGAAAAGGGAGGCATTCAACAcgattttttctcagtgtttgCTATATTCTTCCCTGCTGCAACGGGCATCTTAGCTGGAGCCAATATATCGGGTGATCTGAAG GACCCACAAAAATCCATTCCAAAAGGCACGATCCTGGCCATCGTCATCACCACGGGAACTTACTTGATTATGGTACTCCAGTGTGGTGCCACAGTGGCTCGTGATGCCACGGGGAATCTTACAGATGTCGTCAACGGCTCCTTTGCATTCCTCGACTGTCAGCCTG GTGAATGCAATTACGGCTTGCAAAACTCATTTCAAGTAATTGAGTTGGTATCCGCCTTTGGCCCGCTGATTTACGCCGGTTGCTATGCTGCCACCTTATCCTCGGCATTGGCCAGTTTGGTGTCTGCTCCGAAGGTCTTCCAG GCTCTGTGCAAGGATGAGCTGTATCCGAAGATTGTGTGGTTTGCCAAGGGTTATGGCAAGAATAATGAGCCAGTTCGTGGCTATGTGTTAACTTTCATCATTGCCTGTGC CTTCATTTTGATTGGCGAACTGAACCTGATTGCCCCGCTCATATCGAACTTCTTCCTGGCCGCCTACATGTTGATCAACTTCAGTACCTTCCATGCCAGTCTGGCCAAGCCAGTGGGCTGGCGACCGACCTTTAAG TATTACAATATGTGGCTGAGCCTGTTGGGCGCCATTCTCTGTGTGGCCGTCATGTTCCTCATCTCGTGGGCCACTGCACTCATCACCTTTGCCGCCGTGCTGGCTCTGTACTTAATTGTGGCCTACCGGAAACCGGATGTCAACTGGGGCTCCACCACCCAGGCTCAGACGTACAAGAACGCCCTGATGTCGGTGCAGCAGCTGAACAATGTGGAGGAGCACGTGAAGAACTACCGGCCTCAGATCCTGGTTCTTTCCGGTTTGCCCAACACTCGGCCGGTGCTCGTCGACTTGGCTTACATGCTGACCAAGAATTTATCCCTGCTTGTCTGTGGTCACGTTCTGAAAGGTTCCAGCTCGCAGAAGTACCGGACGTATCTGCAGGAAAGGGCAGCCAATTGGTTCCGGAAGCATCGCGTTAAGGGCTTCTATGCCCTGGTGGATGGTGAGGACTTTGAGTCGGGCACTCGGGCTCTGATGCAAGCAACTGGTATTGGAAAACTTAAGCCGAACATCATCCTGATGGGCTACAAGACTGACTGGCAGACGTGCGATCACAAGGAGCTGGATCAGTACTTCAATGTGATGCACAAGGCACTGGACATGTACCTATCCGTGGCCATTTTGCGAGTGCCCCAGGGTCTGGACTGTTCGCAGGTGCTGGGCTCGCAGGATGGTTGGAAGACAGTTTCGGATGTGCCCAGAACCCTGCAGCCAAACGAGAGTTCCGGAGATCTACAGGCGGTGGACAGTAGTGTCAGGAACGGTTTGAGTGGCAGCATTGACTCCCTCAGCAGAAATGTATCGCAAG AAGACCGAAACCGCAACCAGTTGGTCCACAGCGAGCAGAACAGCCTGAAGATAGTCAAAT CCTCCAGCACGAGTGACCTGTCCTTCATTGCGGGCAATCAATCGAAGGATGTTTCCGGCATGCCGGATCCACTGGACGCCAAGTCGGCCAATCTTGTG AGCAATTCGCTGCGCAAGTCCAAGTTGAAGCACGATGATCCGGCTTCCCTCTACAAGGGTCCTGGTGGCGCCGAGCTGCCCAAGGAGGTCCTGGCGGACCTTACCCAATTCACGAGAAAACGCAGCCACGCCGTCATCGATGTCTGGTGGTTGTACGACGACGGAGGACTCACTCTCCTGCTGCCCTACATCATCAGTACCCGGCGCACCTGGCAATCCTGCAAATTGAG AGTTTACGCGCTGGCTAACAAAAATTCGGAATTGGAGTTCGAACAGCGCTCAATGGCCAGTTTGCTGTCAAAGTTCCGGATCGATTACTCCGATTTGACACTGATTCCGGATATAACGAAGAAGCCCCAGGAGACATCCACGCAGTTCTTCAATGAGCTGATTAAGGACTTTGTTGTCACCGAAAAGGATGGCGAGAATGGCACTAGCAGTAGGGCAACTCTCAACGAGGACGAAG CCCTCATAACCGACGATGATCTGCTGGCGGTGCAGGACAAGACGAATCGGTACCTGCGGCTGCGGGAATACCTGCGGGAGCAGTCGACCAAGTCGGACCTGGTGGTGATGACCCTGCCGATGCCGCGGAAGAACATCGTCTCCGCACCCCTCTACATGGCATGGCTGGAAAGTCTGAGTCGGGACATGCCGCCCTTCCTTTTCGTGCGCGGCAATCAGACGAGTGTGCTGACCTTCTACTCGTAG